A part of Saimiri boliviensis isolate mSaiBol1 chromosome 11, mSaiBol1.pri, whole genome shotgun sequence genomic DNA contains:
- the LAMTOR5 gene encoding ragulator complex protein LAMTOR5 isoform X1, whose amino-acid sequence MLPGTAHPLLSESPGPRLRPELLISWLKSSLRSGWFCRSFRQRVNFEEGCASCAQSSPAVETNVYLLMKNPSIVGVLCTDSQGLNLGCRGTLSDEHAGVISVLAQQAAKLTSDPTDIPVVCLESDNGNIMIQKHDGITVAVHKMAS is encoded by the exons ATGCTGCCGGGCACCGCACATCCCCTCTTGAGCGAGTCTCCCGGGCCCAGGCTGCGGCCAGAGCTGCTCATCTCGTGGTTGAAATCGTCTTTACGGTCAGGGTGGTTCTGCAGGAGTTTTAGGCAACGGGTTAACTTTGAGGAAGGTTGTGCCAGCTGTGCACAGTCAAGCCCTGCAGTGGAAACAAACGTTTATCTCCT AATGAAGAATCCCTCCATTGTTGGAGTCCTGTGCACGGATTCACAAGGACTTAATCTGGGTT GCCGTGGGACCCTGTCAGATGAGCATGCTGGAGTGATATCTGTTCTAGCCCAACAAGCAGCTAAGCTAACCTCTGACCCCACTGATATTCCTGTGGTGTGTCTAGAATCAGATAATGG GAACATTATGATCCAGAAACATGATGGCATCACAGTGGCAGTGCACAAAATGGCCTCTTGA
- the LAMTOR5 gene encoding ragulator complex protein LAMTOR5 isoform X2 — translation MFASKERGRCAMIHFVPLEAPSRSTPRSRQVTEACSGVGRGVPRGSGPGWTVGGMEATLEQHLEDTMKNPSIVGVLCTDSQGLNLGCRGTLSDEHAGVISVLAQQAAKLTSDPTDIPVVCLESDNGNIMIQKHDGITVAVHKMAS, via the exons ATGTTTGCCAGTAAAGAACGCGGACGTTGCGCCATGATCCATTTTGTCCCTTTGGAGGCGCCGTCCCGGTCCACGCCCCGCTCGCGTCAAGTGACTGAGGCCTGTAGTGGAGTCGGACGTGGGGTGCCTCGGGGTTCTGGGCCGGGGTGGACGGTGGGTGGGATGGAGGCGACCTTGGAGCAGCACTTGGAAGACAC AATGAAGAATCCCTCCATTGTTGGAGTCCTGTGCACGGATTCACAAGGACTTAATCTGGGTT GCCGTGGGACCCTGTCAGATGAGCATGCTGGAGTGATATCTGTTCTAGCCCAACAAGCAGCTAAGCTAACCTCTGACCCCACTGATATTCCTGTGGTGTGTCTAGAATCAGATAATGG GAACATTATGATCCAGAAACATGATGGCATCACAGTGGCAGTGCACAAAATGGCCTCTTGA